One segment of Channa argus isolate prfri chromosome 17, Channa argus male v1.0, whole genome shotgun sequence DNA contains the following:
- the mtif3 gene encoding translation initiation factor IF-3, mitochondrial isoform X1 — translation MDKAAIIDMSAGCVRRVLSHTLRATCTGRPGIWTPVSRFLKYSENSNVIPGARRLCPLCTAVDDTEQTPAPKKKKQGPHAHATISSVGRKIPERQIQVISETGENLGILHRADVIRIMDEQGLKLVLLSEHKDPPIYRLMSGKQIHEEQLKLREKQKAKAAPVQVKELTFSAGIASHDLTTKLKQVESWLEKKHHVRITLRSGRAEPADNLDTTLDQIVQQMEAMVGFVSKPKVIRDGQAAMCVLRPPSAKELSQREKNPTAAPQSDTQSKTSTVSDTDT, via the exons ATGGACAAGGCGGCAATCATA gACATGTCTGCAGGTTGTGTGAGGCGGGTGCTAAGCCACACATTGCGAGCAACCTGTACCGGACGTCCTGGCATTTGGACACCAGTATCAAGGTTTCTCAAATACAGTGAAAACTCAAACGTCATTCCTGGGGCCCGGAGACTGTGTCCACTTTGCACAGCAGTAGATGACACGGAGCAGACTCCTGCACCTAAGAAGAAAAAGCAGGGTCCCCATGCTCATGCCACAATCAGCAGCGTTGGGCGCAAGATCCCCGAGCGTCAGATACAGGTGATAAGTGagacaggtgaaaacctgggcATCTTGCACCGTGCGGATGTGATCCGAATTATGGACGAGCAGGGCCTGAAATTGGTGCTGCTCAGCGAACACAAGGACCCTCCCATCTATCGGCTGATGAGCGGCAAACAAATCCACGAAGAGCAGCTGAAATTAcgggaaaaacagaaagcaaaagcaG CTCCTGTGCAGGTGAAGGAGCTTACTTTTTCAGCTGGCATTGCATCTCATGATCTCACCACGAAGCTGAAACAAGTGGAGAGCTGGCTGGAGAAGAAGCACCACGTCAGGATAACTCTGCGATCAGGACGTGCGGAACCTGCAGACAACCTA GACACAACTCTGGATCAGATTGTGCAACAGATGGAGGCAATGGTGGGTTTTGTTTCTAAGCCGAAAGTGATACGTGATGGTCAAGCAGCCATGTGCGTCCTCAGACCACCTTCAGCAAAAGAACTGTCCCAAAGGGAGAAGAATCCGACTGCAGCACCGCAGTCTGACACTCAGAGCAAAACATCCACTGTTAGCGATACAGACACATGA
- the heca gene encoding headcase protein homolog: MPNQKNNKGKKSKRTNSSGDEQENGACAAATGGAAAAAAAAAPRNERLSEVQCATPLGCSLARAIDLEKDDYQRVLCNNELCPYGNWMHLQCFYEWESSILTQFNCIGRARSWNEKQCRQNMWTKKGYDLAFRFCSCRCGQGHLKKDTDWYQVKRMQDERKKKPSERSTGRTGASGGSVGSGDGLFDEPKKSKAPGGALGGGKVPHRASSQDLPRRQSVERQNSAERGAVGGGHGLGGPFSLGPPQKSPCDSPGQSPPTSFSFSPTAILASGGGGAGLRGSRQLGEFFKTAVHMDPQRKHLLVAGALGRGTGCSAGASVGAAGGPHIDPGAVLPLPLSFALPLHPRFTSASMGDGPLPHPVQFLRRLDLSELLTHIPRHKLNTYHVRMEDDAQAGQGEELRRFILSALSASQRNMVNCALCHRALPVFEQFPLVDGTLFLSPSRHDEIEYDVPCHLQGRLMHLYAICVDCLEGVHKIVCIKCKSRWDGSWHQLGTMYTYDILAASPCCQARLNCKHCGKPVVDVRVGMQYFSEYSNVQQCPHCGNLDYHFVKPFSSYKVLEAY, encoded by the exons AGGTCCAGTGCGCAACCCCTCTGGGCTGCAGTTTGGCCCGAGCCATCGACCTGGAGAAGGACGACTACCAGCGGGTCCTCTGCAACAATGAGCTCTGCCCTTACGGCAACTGGATGCATCTGCAATGTTTCTATGAGTGGGAGAGCTCCATCCTCACCCAGTTTAACTGCATTGGCCGCGCGCGGTCGTGGAACGAGAAGCAGTGTCGGCAGAACATGTGGACCAAGAAGGGCTACGACCTGGCCTTCAGGTTCTGCTCCTGCCGCTGCGGCCAGGGTCATCTAAAGAAAGACACTGACTGGTATCAGGTCAAACGCATGCAGGATGAGCGCAAGAAGAAGCCGTCTGAGAGAAGCACAGGCAGGACTGGGGCTAGTGGGGGGTCTGTGGGGTCTGGGGATGGGCTTTTTGATGAGcccaagaaaagcaaagcacCAGGAGGAGCATTAGGAGGAGGTAAAGTACCCCACAGAGCCTCCAGCCAGGATTTACCTCGTAGACAATCAGTGGAGCGTCAAAActctgcagagagaggagcagtAGGAGGAGGACATGGTCTGGGGGGACCCTTTTCTCTGGGGCCTCCTCAGAAGTCTCCATGCGACTCCCCAGGGCAGTCTCCTCCTACCAGCTTCTCCTTCTCCCCCACTGCTATCCTCGCATCAGGAGGCGGAGGAGCAGGTCTTCGAGGTTCCCGTCAGCTGGGCGAGTTTTTCAAAACGGCCGTCCACATGGACCCACAGCGGAAACACCTGCTGGTTGCAGGAGCTCTGGGCCGTGGCACTGGGTGCTCAGCGGGAGCCTCCGTCGGTGCAGCCGGCGGTCCTCACATCGACCCGGGGGCCGTTCTTCCCCTACCGCTGTCTTTCGCCCTTCCGCTTCATCCCCGGTTCACATCTGCCAGCATGGGTGACGGCCCCCTCCCTCACCCGGTGCAGTTCCTGAGGAGGCTGGACCTCTCGGAGCTCCTTACCCACATCCCTAGACATAAACTCAACACCTACCATGTTCGCATGGAGGACGACGCACAGGCAGGCCAGGGGGAAGAGCTGCGCAG GTTTATTCTGTCAGCTCTCAGCGCGAGCCAGAGAAACATGGTCAACTGTGCGCTGTGTCACCGGGCGCTGCCTGTGTTCGAGCAGTTTCCTTTGGTGGACGGGACTCTGTTCCTCAGCCCCTCGCGCCACGACGAGATCGAGTACGACGTCCCCTGCCACCTGCAAG GCAGGCTAATGCACCTTTACGCCATCTGCGTGGACTGCCTCGAAGGCGTCCACAAGATTGTCTGCATCAAGTGCAAGTCACGCTGGGACGGGAGTTGGCACCAACTAGGCACCATGTACACCTACGACATCCTGGCTGCTTCACCGTGCTGCCAG GCTCGCCTCAACTGTAAGCACTGCGGGAAGCCGGTGGTGGACGTCCGAGTGGGCATGCAGTATTTCTCCGAGTACAGCAACGTCCAGCAGTGCCCTCACTGCGGCAACCTGGACTATCACTTTGTTAAACCCTTCTCCTCCTACAAAGTACTAGAGGCTTATTGA
- the mtif3 gene encoding translation initiation factor IF-3, mitochondrial isoform X2, whose amino-acid sequence MSAGCVRRVLSHTLRATCTGRPGIWTPVSRFLKYSENSNVIPGARRLCPLCTAVDDTEQTPAPKKKKQGPHAHATISSVGRKIPERQIQVISETGENLGILHRADVIRIMDEQGLKLVLLSEHKDPPIYRLMSGKQIHEEQLKLREKQKAKAAPVQVKELTFSAGIASHDLTTKLKQVESWLEKKHHVRITLRSGRAEPADNLDTTLDQIVQQMEAMVGFVSKPKVIRDGQAAMCVLRPPSAKELSQREKNPTAAPQSDTQSKTSTVSDTDT is encoded by the exons ATGTCTGCAGGTTGTGTGAGGCGGGTGCTAAGCCACACATTGCGAGCAACCTGTACCGGACGTCCTGGCATTTGGACACCAGTATCAAGGTTTCTCAAATACAGTGAAAACTCAAACGTCATTCCTGGGGCCCGGAGACTGTGTCCACTTTGCACAGCAGTAGATGACACGGAGCAGACTCCTGCACCTAAGAAGAAAAAGCAGGGTCCCCATGCTCATGCCACAATCAGCAGCGTTGGGCGCAAGATCCCCGAGCGTCAGATACAGGTGATAAGTGagacaggtgaaaacctgggcATCTTGCACCGTGCGGATGTGATCCGAATTATGGACGAGCAGGGCCTGAAATTGGTGCTGCTCAGCGAACACAAGGACCCTCCCATCTATCGGCTGATGAGCGGCAAACAAATCCACGAAGAGCAGCTGAAATTAcgggaaaaacagaaagcaaaagcaG CTCCTGTGCAGGTGAAGGAGCTTACTTTTTCAGCTGGCATTGCATCTCATGATCTCACCACGAAGCTGAAACAAGTGGAGAGCTGGCTGGAGAAGAAGCACCACGTCAGGATAACTCTGCGATCAGGACGTGCGGAACCTGCAGACAACCTA GACACAACTCTGGATCAGATTGTGCAACAGATGGAGGCAATGGTGGGTTTTGTTTCTAAGCCGAAAGTGATACGTGATGGTCAAGCAGCCATGTGCGTCCTCAGACCACCTTCAGCAAAAGAACTGTCCCAAAGGGAGAAGAATCCGACTGCAGCACCGCAGTCTGACACTCAGAGCAAAACATCCACTGTTAGCGATACAGACACATGA